A single Tuberibacillus sp. Marseille-P3662 DNA region contains:
- a CDS encoding TetR/AcrR family transcriptional regulator — translation MNTSIKKETLLNVAERLFYEHGFRGVGLKQIIREANVANMTLYNHFSSKEHLVEEVLKQREERYWSYLDDFVKGEIDSPFLFAVEAHGKWLEKESYKGDMFLRAIEDYAGTNNDIENIARSHKSKLLRYFQTLAKRMGEDNQSDLAHYFTLLLEGATSMTTLIGAEKATEYSMAMAKKIVQPSS, via the coding sequence ATGAATACATCGATAAAGAAAGAGACTTTATTAAATGTAGCAGAAAGACTATTCTATGAACATGGATTTCGGGGTGTTGGACTCAAGCAGATTATTCGCGAAGCAAATGTAGCGAACATGACCCTTTATAATCATTTTTCATCTAAAGAACATTTAGTTGAGGAGGTTTTAAAGCAAAGAGAAGAAAGGTATTGGTCATATTTGGATGATTTTGTGAAAGGTGAGATCGATTCTCCTTTTCTCTTTGCAGTTGAAGCCCATGGTAAATGGTTAGAAAAAGAGTCTTATAAAGGGGACATGTTTTTACGAGCCATTGAAGATTATGCAGGGACCAATAATGATATTGAAAATATTGCTCGTTCGCACAAGTCCAAACTATTACGTTATTTTCAAACTTTGGCCAAACGAATGGGTGAAGACAATCAAAGTGATCTCGCCCATTATTTTACACTATTGCTTGAAGGTGCAACATCGATGACAACATTGATTGGGGCAGAAAAAGCGACGGAATACTCAATGGCGATGGCAAAGAAGATCGTTCAGCCGTCATCGTAA
- a CDS encoding MFS transporter, with amino-acid sequence MNFSRLVLPGITMIAVTYGLTRFSYGLLLPNISDDLDMSPFISGIISSLFYLSYCFAIILSTVLTTNKGPRTMILTAGTSAFLGLLIMGVSPNVWIIGLGVLFAGASTGFVSPPYGASISLWIEKKKQGKANTWINSGTSIGIALSGAGALILASEWRLTYFIYAIIAFFALLWNAKVIPQIGSNPHVTFEKGKFSFRGVEGAKPLIICSTTLGISTAAFWTFSIDFIESTSSYSDWQFSLFWIIIGVFGILGGFSGSLIERFGLPFAYKWGSFIIGMASFILAWLPEQWLVAYTSAALFGVSYLFITGVLMVWGIRVFITNASLGIGTPFLLLAVGQVIGSLFAGMFIDLLGFSLTFVIYGFMGMIAMILGPKEIKK; translated from the coding sequence ATGAATTTTTCAAGATTAGTTCTTCCCGGAATTACAATGATTGCCGTTACCTATGGGCTTACAAGATTTAGCTATGGTTTATTGCTTCCAAATATCAGTGATGATCTGGACATGTCCCCATTTATTTCTGGTATCATCTCTTCACTTTTCTACCTCTCTTATTGCTTTGCAATTATTCTCTCTACTGTTTTAACAACCAACAAAGGGCCACGCACTATGATTCTCACTGCAGGAACCTCCGCATTTCTTGGATTATTAATTATGGGGGTATCCCCCAATGTATGGATTATAGGATTAGGGGTTTTGTTTGCTGGTGCAAGTACAGGTTTTGTGTCACCGCCATATGGTGCATCAATCTCACTTTGGATTGAAAAGAAAAAACAAGGGAAAGCCAATACGTGGATTAATTCCGGTACGAGTATCGGAATTGCTCTTTCAGGGGCAGGGGCGCTAATACTTGCATCTGAGTGGCGATTAACCTATTTTATCTATGCTATAATTGCATTCTTTGCACTTCTATGGAATGCAAAAGTGATCCCTCAGATTGGTTCTAATCCTCATGTAACGTTTGAAAAGGGGAAGTTTTCTTTCAGAGGCGTGGAAGGTGCCAAACCTTTAATCATTTGCTCGACCACTCTCGGAATATCTACGGCGGCTTTTTGGACCTTCTCCATCGATTTTATCGAATCAACGAGCTCATATAGCGATTGGCAGTTCTCGTTGTTTTGGATAATCATCGGTGTCTTTGGAATATTAGGTGGTTTTTCTGGATCGCTCATTGAACGATTCGGACTTCCATTCGCTTACAAATGGGGGAGTTTCATCATTGGCATGGCTTCATTTATTCTTGCTTGGCTTCCAGAACAATGGCTTGTGGCTTACACTTCGGCTGCTTTATTTGGAGTCTCCTATCTCTTTATTACAGGTGTTTTGATGGTTTGGGGAATAAGGGTGTTTATTACTAATGCTTCATTAGGGATCGGTACCCCCTTTTTACTGCTCGCTGTCGGGCAAGTCATAGGCTCTCTATTTGCAGGTATGTTTATTGATCTTTTGGGCTTCTCTTTGACTTTCGTAATCTATGGTTTCATGGGGATGATCGCAATGATTCTTGGACCGAAAGAGATAAAAAAATAA
- the cudC gene encoding choline uptake/conversion transcriptional regulator CudC: MDEKGQLSAESKINHAEKEVINAIAETMDLYGITPSIGRLYATMYFKQNSMTLDEMKNELGMTKPSMSKAVRSLQDINIVRKIWQQGSRKDHYVAEKNFFNYFGRYFGNKWNREAEINLFAIKQAEYQLQEVIEDETSEESLHEKARQDLEQLEEYKKYCYWLQQLVDSIESGEIFDFLPVDNSNLKA, from the coding sequence ATGGACGAAAAAGGACAACTGTCCGCTGAATCAAAAATTAATCATGCTGAGAAAGAAGTCATTAATGCAATTGCCGAAACGATGGATTTGTATGGTATAACCCCGTCAATTGGCCGACTCTATGCCACAATGTATTTTAAACAGAATTCAATGACCCTTGATGAAATGAAAAACGAGCTTGGCATGACTAAACCTAGTATGAGTAAAGCGGTTCGTAGTTTACAAGACATCAACATTGTCCGGAAAATATGGCAACAAGGGTCTAGGAAGGACCATTATGTGGCTGAGAAAAACTTCTTCAATTATTTCGGTCGATATTTCGGTAATAAATGGAATCGGGAAGCCGAGATAAACCTTTTCGCTATTAAACAGGCAGAATATCAACTTCAAGAAGTCATAGAAGATGAAACAAGCGAAGAAAGTTTACATGAAAAGGCTAGGCAAGACCTTGAACAGTTAGAAGAGTACAAAAAATACTGTTACTGGCTTCAGCAACTTGTGGATTCAATTGAGTCTGGTGAAATTTTTGACTTTTTACCGGTGGACAATTCAAATTTAAAGGCATAA
- a CDS encoding CBO0543 family protein yields the protein MDHYYHLSLQFYNKLSDLYGEKQALWKEYVVFNWHWWLGIALVLIPIIIWIKIRDRKNTYKLLISGAFASLVAIYLDSTGHFYHWFDYQYDVFPAASNYLPWDFVLIPVSIMLFIQYQPQANPFLKGFIYSALLAFLGLPLLTYLDLYSIYNWNYIYSFIILYIIFLMANWIYKKDLTH from the coding sequence ATGGATCATTACTATCACTTATCCCTCCAATTTTATAACAAATTATCTGATTTGTATGGGGAAAAACAGGCCTTATGGAAGGAATATGTGGTGTTTAACTGGCATTGGTGGCTTGGTATTGCACTAGTCCTCATCCCCATCATTATTTGGATAAAGATAAGGGATCGTAAAAATACATATAAACTTTTAATTTCAGGAGCTTTTGCATCACTAGTTGCAATTTACTTGGATTCTACGGGGCATTTTTATCATTGGTTTGACTATCAATACGATGTGTTTCCAGCTGCATCCAATTACCTGCCTTGGGATTTTGTATTAATCCCCGTAAGTATTATGTTGTTCATTCAATATCAACCACAAGCTAATCCATTTCTAAAAGGGTTCATTTATTCAGCTCTCTTAGCTTTTTTAGGATTGCCGCTATTAACCTATCTTGATCTATATTCTATTTATAACTGGAACTACATCTATTCTTTTATCATCCTATATATTATATTCCTAATGGCTAATTGGATCTATAAAAAGGATTTAACTCATTGA
- a CDS encoding sigma-70 family RNA polymerase sigma factor, with amino-acid sequence MDLQLSDEDLKEICQDEQRREQFLEQLIDAYSQSVLWLAYTYVKEKPLAEEITQDVFLTSYNKLTMFKNHSSIKTWIYRITINKCKDQLRKKTIKRFLMNDEQSLDDYHVTLTHPESIAIQTFEDQQLANRVMSLPNKYKDVIYMHYFEDMKIKEIGEVLHLKENTIKSRLNRGRDLLRTLYEEGLDEH; translated from the coding sequence ATGGATCTTCAATTAAGTGACGAGGACCTAAAAGAAATTTGTCAGGATGAACAACGGCGAGAACAGTTTTTAGAACAACTCATTGATGCCTATAGCCAATCGGTTCTATGGCTTGCCTATACGTATGTGAAAGAGAAACCGCTTGCGGAGGAAATTACCCAAGATGTCTTCCTCACCAGTTATAACAAACTTACCATGTTCAAGAATCATTCTTCTATTAAAACATGGATCTACAGAATAACCATCAACAAATGTAAAGATCAATTGCGAAAAAAGACGATCAAGCGATTTTTAATGAATGATGAGCAAAGCCTGGATGATTACCATGTTACCTTGACTCATCCTGAATCTATAGCTATTCAGACATTCGAGGACCAACAGCTAGCAAACCGGGTCATGTCTCTGCCAAACAAATATAAAGATGTCATTTATATGCATTACTTCGAGGACATGAAGATCAAGGAAATCGGTGAGGTGTTACATCTTAAGGAAAACACCATAAAATCAAGGTTAAATCGGGGACGAGACTTGCTTCGGACATTGTACGAGGAGGGATTGGATGAACATTGA
- a CDS encoding FAD-dependent oxidoreductase: MKHLLLVGAGHAHLYVLKKLQRQALSGVRVTLLTPNDHQYYSGMLSGCVEGIYSIDQIRIYVGQMVERAGIQWIKDTAVSIDPDRKTVLTSQGESVLYDAVSFDIGSLTSGVELPGVLNYTETLKPNYRFPVLLEKVRSAENLVIVGGGVAGTELSLSLQTWRNKNGKKPLSLVSTTALMARGAPYVSQRVQNLLNHKGVKLYLYQRADQVMKDRIVLAPSNEEIPFDALLWVTGPRPPELFTKSSLSVDKGYLLVDKTLQAKHYPSVFGVGDCIKIAEEPPLAKAGVYPVRQAPFLWKNLKRFFKGKPKRRYQPHFSFLSILATGNREGLMLYLGCAFHGRLVWLIKTIMDRRFIWLYSHQTPANDLMSNQWLKRIGLTLVAILVVGFAYLFFTTTYHPVMSMMASLIFSSIFDFAFALLAIVLVVILVIVLFLERLSFQSSTRDQSETTTSCKRR; encoded by the coding sequence TTGAAGCATCTGTTGCTAGTAGGTGCCGGCCACGCACATCTATACGTTCTAAAAAAATTGCAAAGACAGGCCTTGTCGGGGGTTCGAGTCACGCTGCTGACACCTAATGACCACCAATACTACTCCGGCATGCTTTCCGGCTGTGTGGAAGGGATTTATTCGATTGACCAGATTCGGATTTATGTTGGTCAAATGGTGGAGAGAGCGGGTATTCAATGGATCAAAGATACTGCAGTGTCAATCGATCCGGATAGGAAAACGGTATTAACTAGCCAAGGGGAATCGGTTCTCTATGATGCGGTATCGTTTGATATTGGTTCATTAACGTCGGGGGTGGAGCTGCCTGGCGTATTGAATTATACTGAGACGCTCAAGCCTAATTATCGTTTCCCGGTTCTTCTTGAAAAAGTTCGGAGTGCTGAGAACCTTGTGATTGTCGGAGGCGGAGTGGCCGGTACGGAGTTGTCCCTATCGTTACAAACGTGGCGGAACAAGAATGGAAAGAAGCCGTTATCACTGGTCAGTACAACGGCACTAATGGCAAGGGGAGCCCCGTACGTTTCTCAAAGAGTACAGAATCTTCTTAATCATAAAGGTGTCAAACTTTATCTTTATCAGCGGGCCGATCAAGTGATGAAGGACCGGATTGTGTTGGCACCATCCAATGAGGAAATTCCCTTTGATGCTCTGCTTTGGGTCACAGGTCCAAGGCCTCCAGAGTTGTTTACCAAGTCCTCGCTCTCCGTTGATAAAGGCTACTTGCTTGTTGATAAAACATTACAAGCCAAACATTACCCTTCGGTTTTCGGAGTTGGGGACTGTATTAAGATTGCTGAAGAACCGCCGCTGGCAAAAGCCGGCGTCTACCCGGTGAGACAAGCACCGTTCTTATGGAAGAACTTAAAACGTTTTTTTAAGGGAAAACCGAAACGTCGCTATCAACCCCATTTTTCTTTTCTTTCCATTCTGGCTACTGGAAATAGAGAAGGACTTATGCTGTATCTAGGGTGTGCTTTTCACGGGAGACTAGTATGGCTCATCAAGACGATTATGGATCGACGGTTTATCTGGCTTTATTCTCATCAAACCCCTGCAAATGATCTCATGTCGAATCAATGGTTAAAACGAATCGGATTGACGTTGGTGGCAATTCTGGTTGTTGGATTCGCTTATCTTTTTTTTACAACCACTTATCATCCTGTAATGAGCATGATGGCATCATTGATATTCTCATCTATTTTTGATTTTGCCTTTGCGCTTCTAGCCATTGTTTTGGTGGTCATCTTGGTGATTGTTTTGTTTCTGGAACGACTTTCGTTTCAATCATCTACAAGGGATCAAAGTGAAACAACAACATCATGTAAAAGGAGATGA